The Haloarchaeobius amylolyticus genome window below encodes:
- a CDS encoding GbsR/MarR family transcriptional regulator — protein MPSDDVERAREEVIDALARSAEIYGLNRSYGRLYGILYFADDPLSLDDLVEESGYAKSTVSTAMGTLQSYQMVHRQSLPGEGKRAFFEAERDFWYIAREFLRQKAQREVDVMLRALESAETALEDAESEQAERDLEKIRTLKQVYRQSDRLISLLAGTSIDRLIDVLSRLRGDSRS, from the coding sequence ATGCCAAGCGACGACGTCGAGCGGGCACGCGAGGAGGTCATCGACGCGCTCGCGCGCTCCGCCGAGATATACGGGCTCAACCGGAGCTACGGGCGACTGTACGGCATCCTCTACTTCGCGGACGACCCGCTCTCGCTGGACGACCTGGTCGAGGAGTCGGGGTACGCGAAGTCCACGGTCAGCACCGCGATGGGGACCCTGCAGTCCTACCAGATGGTCCACCGCCAGTCCCTCCCCGGCGAGGGCAAACGGGCCTTCTTCGAGGCCGAGCGGGACTTCTGGTACATCGCACGCGAGTTTCTCCGCCAGAAGGCCCAGCGCGAGGTCGACGTGATGCTCCGGGCGCTGGAGAGCGCCGAGACCGCGCTCGAGGACGCCGAGAGCGAGCAGGCCGAGCGCGACCTGGAGAAGATACGGACGCTGAAGCAGGTCTACCGCCAGAGCGACCGGCTCATCTCGCTGCTCGCGGGGACCTCCATCGACCGACTCATCGACGTGCTCTCCCGGCTCCGGGGCGACTCGCGGTCGTGA
- a CDS encoding ABC transporter ATP-binding protein, with protein sequence MPNIQNQSGTDSSDAGATLRAENIEKAYGSRLPFTRTVEVLTGASIELRAGEIVGIVGENGSGKSTLMKVLVGALEPDAGEVVRNATVGWCPQETLLYDRLTVRETFTLFGRAYDMRDEAIRDARDRLAETLDFERFLDYRVDHLSGGNRQKVNLAVSLLHDPDILLLDEPYTGFDWETYQAFWDLTEELTERGTGIGIISHLLNEHERFDRIYELRDGTLSLQDAAEQAAQSDDEQEVQGRA encoded by the coding sequence ATGCCGAATATACAGAATCAGTCCGGAACCGACAGCAGCGACGCCGGCGCGACGCTGCGCGCCGAGAACATCGAGAAGGCCTACGGCTCGCGGCTCCCGTTCACCCGCACGGTCGAGGTGCTGACCGGGGCGAGCATCGAGCTCCGGGCCGGCGAGATCGTCGGCATCGTCGGCGAGAACGGCTCGGGGAAGTCGACGCTGATGAAGGTCCTCGTCGGGGCACTGGAACCCGATGCCGGCGAGGTCGTCCGGAACGCGACCGTCGGCTGGTGCCCGCAGGAGACGCTCCTGTACGACCGCCTGACCGTCCGCGAGACGTTCACCCTGTTCGGCCGGGCGTACGACATGCGCGACGAGGCCATCCGGGACGCCCGCGACCGCCTCGCCGAGACGCTCGACTTCGAGCGCTTCCTCGACTACCGCGTCGACCACCTCTCGGGCGGCAACCGCCAGAAGGTGAACCTCGCCGTCTCCCTGCTGCACGACCCCGACATCCTGCTGCTGGACGAACCCTACACCGGCTTCGACTGGGAGACCTACCAGGCGTTCTGGGACCTCACCGAGGAGCTGACCGAGCGCGGCACCGGCATCGGCATCATCTCGCACCTGCTCAACGAGCACGAGCGCTTCGACCGCATCTACGAGTTGCGAGACGGGACGCTGTCGCTGCAGGACGCGGCCGAGCAGGCGGCCCAGAGCGACGACGAGCAGGAGGTGCAGGGTCGTGCCTGA
- a CDS encoding ABC transporter permease: MPEVRTAVVASGREFVRKPLNLVLLAVLPPAVVVGYAEAMAVFPVLPGVTAPPATLGRVSGALFAAAFLAGVVGLFQVISARRADGRLALAGFSRRGLLAGRLLTVAGVGVAGATVSLAALWYGVEPEQPLLAFGALVLAGLSYGLLGVLVGSVLPRELEGSLVLVFAADVDAALSSGLVEGVESVARFLPLHHVHAVFEAAVLDSSVPTADAGLALAYTAVLAVLATIAYARLTRGGAA; encoded by the coding sequence GTGCCTGAGGTCCGGACCGCCGTGGTCGCCAGCGGCCGCGAGTTCGTCCGCAAGCCCCTGAACCTCGTGCTACTCGCGGTCCTGCCGCCGGCCGTGGTCGTGGGCTACGCCGAGGCGATGGCGGTGTTCCCGGTGCTACCGGGGGTGACGGCCCCGCCGGCCACGCTCGGCCGGGTCAGCGGTGCACTGTTCGCCGCGGCCTTCCTCGCTGGCGTCGTCGGCCTGTTCCAGGTCATCAGCGCCCGCAGGGCCGACGGCAGGCTGGCCCTCGCCGGCTTCTCCAGGCGTGGCCTGCTCGCGGGGCGGTTACTCACCGTCGCCGGGGTCGGCGTCGCCGGGGCCACCGTCTCGCTGGCCGCGCTCTGGTACGGCGTCGAGCCCGAGCAGCCACTGCTGGCGTTCGGGGCGCTCGTCCTCGCCGGCCTGAGCTACGGCCTGCTCGGCGTGCTCGTCGGCTCCGTGCTCCCCCGGGAACTGGAGGGGTCGCTGGTACTGGTGTTCGCCGCGGACGTCGACGCCGCGCTCTCCTCGGGGCTGGTCGAGGGCGTCGAGAGCGTCGCCCGGTTCCTCCCGCTGCACCACGTCCACGCGGTGTTCGAGGCCGCCGTTCTGGACTCGTCGGTTCCGACGGCGGACGCCGGGCTCGCCCTCGCCTACACCGCGGTCCTGGCCGTCCTCGCCACCATCGCGTACGCCCGGCTCACCCGGGGTGGTGCGGCGTGA